The Malus sylvestris chromosome 8, drMalSylv7.2, whole genome shotgun sequence genomic interval TTTGAGCTTTTTAAAGTTCTGTATGCAAGATTATGTTTGCATGACTTGCTCCATTCAATAGTATGTTCGATGGACTCGAGAAAATTCGTTGATATTTCATGAACGCGGGCAATGCAGCCTGTTTTGATGTGGTATGAACTTGAATAGGCTTTCTTTGCAGTTATAGGAAACAAGATTTTATTTAGGAAGTTCATTAGTTGAGTGATTGAGCTTGTTAGGAAGCGAAGGATTCCAATGTACGTTTTTTCCTCAAAAAATTCAACTTCTTGCAGTGTGTCCTTCGCGTACTCGGTTGCTAGCTGTTAGGTAGAACTTTTTAGTGGAGAGAGAAAAGGGGAGAACTTGATTCATTGACTGTTACAAATTTGTAGCCAATCTGCATTCCACCATTACTAAGGGACGTTTTGTATGGTCCAATGATCACCCCGTGGTTTTCAATTGTTTTTACGTGATAATATTTGGAGATATCTGGTACAGAGTAAGCAGAGTGTAGACGAGGGATTTGGTTCACTAAGCATGGTTGCTCCGAAGGAAGAGGGTTTTGTTCTTTTGCAAGAGGAAAGTTTCCTTTCTAGAAATGTTAGAAGTTTATCATGTCATTGACTAAACAGTCAGTTCTTGCAAGTGTCTGGAAAGCATTGTGAACACTAACCAAGACTTATAGTCGAAAGCATAAAAATGTGGCATTCTCTTTGATGCAGTAATGAATTCAAGCAAACTTTCCTAAGAGAGTGATCTGAACTTCCGTCACTGTAAGTACTGTGATCTTGGGCGGGAGGGTACCTTTTCTTGTTTAGCCTGAAAAGGgaaattagaaaagaaaaagtatgtTTGAAACGTAACCATAGGGGATCATGAAGTTTAGAAATTCAACAACACTAAACCCATCCGTCTGGATTTCTTGCATCCACAGTGGCATAGTATCTGTCCAAACTCCTATGTAATATTATTGTCATATCTAAAACTCGGAGAGCAGAAATTACTGACAAAACTGATTAGGAGAGTTACTTAGATAAGCATTAACCCTAATCAGATAGTATCTAAGTAGCATCAGTTGATATAGAAGATGTGGTTATCTTTGGATTAGTCAGTCAGTACCTACATGTTCAAAgtaattcaaattttcatttaaatGAGTTCGTTTATTTCTAAATTGATGAATAAAGCTCCTAATACCATTTTGATTTTAACACAGCACAGTTGAGGTCTGccgatttagttgtttttagcTATGGCGGTTGATGGAATAGTTCTTAATGGTAGATGAAGATTTCATAATCATATCGTTTAGCGCATTATCCTTATAAATTAATTTCTTTAACAGGATCTTTATAGGAACCTGTTAAGAACTGGACACTCTCAAGATGGTCATTTTTTGGCTGGTCCGTCTGCCAATTTCATTGCTGGAGCTGCTGCTGGCTGTACAACATTGATAATAATATACCCACTTGATATTGCACATACCCGCCTGGCTGCTGACATTGGAAGAACGGAAGTCCGTCAATTTCAAGGCATATACCATTTCTTGTCTACCATTCGCCAAAAGGACGGGATTAAAGGGATTTACAGAGGGCTTCCAGCTTCTTTACAGGGAATGATCATTCACCGGGGGCTATACTTTGGAGGTTTTGATacaatgaaggaaattttgtctGAAGACTCTAAACGTGATTTGCCACTGTGGCAGCGTTGGGTAGTGGCTCAGGCAGTCACAACTTCTGCTGGGTTGCTGTCGTATCCACTTGATACAGTTCGGAGGCGGATGATGATGCAGTCTGGATTGGAACAGCGGATGTACGATAACACATTGGACTGCTGGAGGCAGATATATAGGAGAGAGGGGGTGGTTTCATTTTATCGCGGTGCAGTTTCAAACGTGTTTCGGAGTACCGGCGCAGCTGCCATCTTGGTTTTGTACGACGAGGTCAAGAAGTTCATGAATTGGGGTGGATTATAGCACGAAATCATTCCCCGTCGCCTTATCTTAACAAAAGATTAGAGATTTAGGACTAGAACGACAGAAAAATGGGAATTACAGCAGGAAATGTTTTGTAAAGTGCAGATGGGTTCGACATTGTAATTTAGTAACACGCAGCGATGACATTCATCTTTGCCACCTAAAGCTTTTTGAGGCTCTGGCAATTTATTCACTGATTTTTTTGTAACATGCGGTGAATGTTGGCAAAAACTAAATTCAATGGTTTGATAGTATCAAACTTTTGTACGTGCTGCCTTCATTTTTATTGCTAATCACATAAAGACAATTGAGCTAACAAAAGATTGACCCAAAACCGAGCGCATCAGCGTTTTAAGATTCGACTTCACTTAGTAGAATAATGTTTGGTTGTTTTTGTACATAAAGACAATCAGCATATACTCTACATGATGCCTCATAGTCGTCGTACACGAGCGTTGGATCTCGCAATGAGATCTGGATTTATTGACGGCTTTGAACGAATGACAGTCACCCACAAGATCAAACTCATCTTGTGATTCccttacaatttttttcttctttacagGTGAACTTCCTTAGTTTTGATGCTAAATGAATCAGATGGAAAGCTCTGATAAATTAATTAGTAGATAATCTCACTTGCTGTAGTGTCCTGATGCTGGCGTCACCACCACTCACTAAACAATCTGGGGGAGGCTTTACCTGTGACTACACATTGTGAAGCCTAAGCAGTGGGATCCGGCTTCTCTACCCTCCCACTCCCTATACACTCATCatctcctattttgtgcggtcacggttaagccacgtcaacattttatattgaattttttatagagataataagacaaaaaacaatagtaatgtaatatgttgacgtgatttaaccgtgatcgTACAAATAAGAGGAGATGGAAGTGTATGAGAAGTGGGGGGACATAGAAGCCGGGTCTAAGCAGTGGGCCTCTTAAAACagattttctgtttcttttgatATTTTGCACCTTTAACTTCTgttagaattaattaatatatttcatatttttaaaaCCAATAAATAAAAAGGCACTAGGCCTTGTTGATGGGGcaaaataaatt includes:
- the LOC126631005 gene encoding probable ADP,ATP carrier protein At5g56450; amino-acid sequence: MSKDDDDPEAKASKSQPPDWLTNFQRDLMAGAVMGGVVHTIVAPIERAKLLLQTQESNLAILGSGRTKFKGMVDCITRTVREEGILSLWRGNGSSVLRYYPSVALNFSLKDLYRNLLRTGHSQDGHFLAGPSANFIAGAAAGCTTLIIIYPLDIAHTRLAADIGRTEVRQFQGIYHFLSTIRQKDGIKGIYRGLPASLQGMIIHRGLYFGGFDTMKEILSEDSKRDLPLWQRWVVAQAVTTSAGLLSYPLDTVRRRMMMQSGLEQRMYDNTLDCWRQIYRREGVVSFYRGAVSNVFRSTGAAAILVLYDEVKKFMNWGGL